cacaatcacaaaatggtCTAAGTATGGCTTGAATACCCTGTTCATGAAGTCCATAAATGCTGCGGGgacattagtcagcccgaatgacatcaccaaaaattcGAAGTGCCCATATCTTGTCCGAAAAGCTGTCTTGGAGATGTCCCCAGTCTTGATTCGcagctgatgataacctgatctcaagtcgattttggaaaaatgagtagcaccctgcagctgatcaaacaaatcatcaatacgaggcaatgGATACTGATCCTTGATAGTCGCCTTGttcagttgcctgtagtcaatgcacattctcatcgtgccatctttcttcttcacaaataacacaggttaCCCCAAGGCAatacactaggcctaatgaacccttatcaagtagctcttggagttgagccttcagttctctcaactcagctggagctatacgatatggaggaatagagataggttgagtCCCTGGAATTAAATCAATGCTGAACTCGATTTCTCTCATCGGGGGTAGGCCGGGTAAATCTTCAGGAAAAACATCCGCAAATTCGCGAACAAAAGAAACACTATCAATAGTAACATTCTCCGCTCGAGTATCATGAACGGTGGCAATAAAACCCAAATACCCATGATTAATCATTCGGCGTGCCTTTACAtaagatattatttttccttgagTCACAAGAGTCATGCCTTTCCGCACTAAAGTTTCTCCAGGAAAATTAAAATGTATAAGCTTAGCATAGCAATCAACTgatgcataacatgatgccaaccaatccatgcccataatcacatcgaaagcgGACATCGGTAACACACATAGATCAACTACGGTGTCCCTGCTCTGAACAGATATCACACAATCTCTATAAACTCTATCCACTAATATACTCCCCCCACTGGGGTTTCTACCACATACGACACATTAATAGACTCAACTCCCCGTTAtaagaatatagcaaaagaagGAGATACATACGAATACGTAGAACCGGGATCAATAAGAACATATGCACCATGAGAACCAATAGTAATAATACCTGTGACTACTGCATTAGATGCCTCGACATCCTGTCTGGTCATAGCAAAAAATCTCGGCGGTCCACCCCCTCCCTGAgcaacctgtgcaccctgtcgaccCTGTCCACGAGCACCCTATGGAGCGGTCCTAGCTGGCTGAATCTGACCCTATGTAGCTGTAGTAGTTCCCTGCAGTTGTGTAGTAGCTCGACTAGCACCAGAATCACCCTTAGGATAATATTTAGCAATATGCCCTTtttcaccacaagtaaaacaagtcCCATTTGCTCTAAAGCAACGACCACTGTGATTTCTACCACAGTTAGAACACCTCGGATGATAACCTGACTGATATGAGCTATTACCCGTCCTCTGTATCTGCTGATATGAGCTATTACCCGTCCTCTGTATTGAACTGACATCTTGC
The sequence above is a segment of the Lycium barbarum isolate Lr01 chromosome 6, ASM1917538v2, whole genome shotgun sequence genome. Coding sequences within it:
- the LOC132644446 gene encoding uncharacterized protein LOC132644446; its protein translation is MDLKPPEFDASPTSIEPQKFIDRYEKILTTLGLKETRGVEFSTFLFSGFAESWWISIQRGRQAGLPPITWSEFLALFKDRFIPLSKQDVSSIQRTGNSSYQQIQRTGNSSYQSGYHPRCSNCGRNHSGRCFRANGTCFTCGEKGHIAKYYPKGDSGASRATTQLQGTTTAT